The DNA window GTAGATCGAGTGGTCTTGATAGCGGACTATCATAACCGATGACGAGGTCCTTCGTTTCAAAGACCATTTTTCCAGAAGCTCTAGAATACATAAAGTTGAATTGTGGTTTTGGTTTTTCCTTCGCCAGTTCGATAACATCCATCTTATCGAGCTTCTTCTGTCTCGACATAGCCATGTTTCGTGTAGCTACACTTGCTTTGTTACGCGCAACAAAGTCTTTCAAATCGGCGATTTCCTGCTGTTGTCTCTTATATGCAGACTCAAGCTGTGATTTTTTCATTTCGTAAACCTGTTGGAAGTAGTCGTAATCTCCTACATAACGGTTTAACTCTTGATTCTCCATGTGGTAGATCAAGTTAATGACGCTGTTTAGGAACGGAATATCATGCGAAATAAGAATGAATGCATTCTCGTAGCCTTGCAAGTAACGCGTCAACCAATCAATATGAACCTCATCAAGATAGTTTGTTGGCTCGTCGAGGAGTAGAATATCCGGTTTTTCAAGCAAAAGCTTTGCTAATAATACCTTTGTCCGTTGTCCCCCACTAAGGTCATTAACATCCTTGTCCAGTCCAATATCGGTAATACCCAGACCACGTGCAGTTTCTTCGATCTTGGCATCGATCATGTAGAAATCTTGATTCGTGAGTGTGTCCTGAATCGTTCCAACATCTTCGAGCATTTGATCTAGTTCTTCAGGCGACACATCCCCCATCTTACCGTACATGTCGTTCATCTCTTGCTCCATATCGAATAGATATTGGAAAGCTCCCTTAAGTACATCACGGATTGTCATGCCTTGGGTAAGCACTGCATGTTGATCGAGATAGCCAACACGTACACGTTTGGACCATTCTACTTTTCCTTCATCGGGCTGGAGTTTTCCCGTGATGATGTTCATAAAAGTGGATTTACCTTCCCCGTTCGCACCAATGAGTCCAATATG is part of the Paenibacillus segetis genome and encodes:
- a CDS encoding ABC-F family ATP-binding cassette domain-containing protein — encoded protein: MSILNVERLSHGFGDRAIFTDVSFRLLKGEHIGLIGANGEGKSTFMNIITGKLQPDEGKVEWSKRVRVGYLDQHAVLTQGMTIRDVLKGAFQYLFDMEQEMNDMYGKMGDVSPEELDQMLEDVGTIQDTLTNQDFYMIDAKIEETARGLGITDIGLDKDVNDLSGGQRTKVLLAKLLLEKPDILLLDEPTNYLDEVHIDWLTRYLQGYENAFILISHDIPFLNSVINLIYHMENQELNRYVGDYDYFQQVYEMKKSQLESAYKRQQQEIADLKDFVARNKASVATRNMAMSRQKKLDKMDVIELAKEKPKPQFNFMYSRASGKMVFETKDLVIGYDSPLSRPLDLRMERGQKIALVGANGIGKTTLLRSILGEIPALSGSVQLGENLDIGYFEQEMKDANYNTCIEEVWNEFPSYSQFEVRAALAKCGLTTKHIESKIAVLSGGEKAKVRLCKLINRETNLLVLDEPTNHLDVDAKDELKRALKSYKGSILLISHEPEFYRDIVTDTWNCESWTTKVF